The following proteins come from a genomic window of Nicotiana tomentosiformis chromosome 12, ASM39032v3, whole genome shotgun sequence:
- the LOC104111918 gene encoding uncharacterized protein, with protein sequence MSAYTTHLISRLDPLKYIFQKPMPTGKLAKWQILFTVFEIVYITQKAIKGQALADHLTKYLVDGDYKPLTTYFPDEEVLSAGEDIAESYPGWRMSFDRATNFKRVGIGVVLISVSGQHYPALAKIRFPCTNNMTEYEACILGIRMAVDMNIKELLVIGDSYLLIHQSRGMVHQECQDTLIHALCERAVQEVHKYRVQAHPRDSERVRRRPYEEPDGKLWYHNIKKFLTTKEYLEDSTNGQKRSLRSQEDLERGILLDGYGKRKYLLRAEVSPVPDSQGFHSGSTK encoded by the exons ATGTCGGCATACACCACGCATCTGATATCTCGGCTCGACCCtctcaagtacatcttccagaagccaatgcctaccggaaagctagctaaatggcaAATTCTCTTCACCGTATTTGAAattgtgtacataactcagaagGCTATCAAGGGGCAAGCTTTAGCTGACCACCTCACAAAATATCTGGTGGATGGGGATTACAAACCGCTTACCAcatattttcccgatgaagaagTGTTATCTGCTGGAGAAGATATTGCAGAATCGTACCCTGGGTGGAGAATGTCTTTCGACAGAGCAACAAACTTCAAAAGAGTTGGAATTGGGGTAGTTCTGATTTCGGTATCTGGACAGCATTATCCAGCATTGGCAAAGATAAGGTTCCCTTGTACTAATAATATGACTGAATACGAAGCATGCATCCTTGGGATCAGAATGGCAGTCGATATGaacatcaaagaacttttggtcattGGAGACTCCTATTTGTTGATACACCAGTCTAGGGGAATGGtccaccaagaatgtcaagatacttTGATACATGCACTGTGTGAAAGAGCtgtgcaagaagttcacaaataTCGAGTTCAAGCACATCCCCGggattcagaacgagttcgcCGACGCCCTT ATGAAGAACCAGATGGTAAACTATGGTATCACAACATCAAGAAATTCCTTACAACTAAAGAATACCTAGAGGATAGTACTAATGGTCAAAAGCGATCCCTCAGGAG ccaagaagATCTTGAGAGAGGGATACTTTTGGATGGCTATGGAAAGCGAAAGTATCTGCTGcgtgcagaagtgtcaccagtgccagattcaCAGGGATTTCATTCGGGTTCCACTAAATGA
- the LOC138902718 gene encoding uncharacterized protein — translation MEKAYDRLSWLFLTKNSVLLNGQPYGFFKSTKGVKQGDPLSPTLFILAAEALSRGLNPLHLNLYFCGYGLPKWSPKINHLSYADDTIIFSSSDATSLHLIMDVLSTYEAASGQLINKAKLVEHLHHSASEVVVAKVQRITGIGHQDFSFICLGFPIFCTRRKMIFYQGLINKVLDKLQSWKGKLLSIGGRAVLISHVLQSMPMLFLSAVNPPAFMINKLHKLFARLFWSNSVDGRARHWTSWDKLCLPCEEGGIGFRSLHDVSKALFCKLWWNFRTKPSLWISFMCQKYCKKMNALVVPWRHGSYVCRKMLEVRDLVENHILWKPRMGSSLFWFDNWTGLGALYFDLASHILENVKPPDSIDVLDKPIWSLETQGISFEGLNLHQTIVKCWTVKVIPRLQPIFQTLPCIIVWELWKRRNSYKYGDVVSINRVMYQVSTTIQSFVKVRKPGIRNVPYRWPDILQMMENYTPRLKVNKVL, via the exons ATGGAGAAGGCTTATGATCGATTATCTTGGCTATTTTTGACTAAG AACTCAGTTCTTCTCAATGGGCAACCGTATGGTTTCTTTAAATCTACTAAAGGAGTTAAGCAAGGTGATCCATTGTCGCCTACTCTATTCATATTGGCAGCTGAGGCATTATCAAGGGGATTGAATCCACTTCActtgaatttatatttttgtgGCTATGGGTTACCAAAGTGGAGTCCTAAGATTAATCACCTATCATACGCAGATGATACCATCATTTTTTCTTCATCGGATGCCACCTCGCTTCATTTGATCATGGATGTACTAAGTACCTATGAAGCTGCCTCTGGACAGTTGATAAATAAAGCAAAGTTAGTAGAGCATCTACATCATTCAGCAAGTGAAGTAGTTGTGGCGAAGGTACAAAGGATCACTGGAATTGGTCATCAAGATTTCTCATTCATTTGTCTTGGATTTCCTATTTTTTGCACAAGAAGGAAGATGATTTTTTATCAAGGACTCATTAATAAGGTACTCGATAAATTGCAATCTTGGAAAGGTAAGTTGTTGTCGATTGGAGGAAGGGCAGTTTTAATATCCCATGTTTTACAAAGTATGCCAATGCTTTTTCTCTCAGCTGTCAATCCTCCTGCTTTCATGATCAATAAGCTGCACAAATTATTTGCAAGGTTATTTTGGAGTAATTCAGTAGATGGAAGAGCGAGACACTGGACATCTTGGGATAAACTATGCCTGCCATGTGAGGAAGGGGGTATAGGCTTTCGATCTCTACATGATGTGTCAAAAGCTCTTTTTTGTAAGTTATGGTGGAACTTCAGAACTAAACCATCTTTGTGGATCTCTTTCATGTGTCAAAAGTATTGTAAGAAGATGAACGCATTGGTGGTGCCTTGGAGACATGGATCATATGTTTGTAGGAAGATGTTAGAAGTAAGGGATCTTGTTGAGAATCACATATTATGGAAACCAAGAATGGGATCATCGCttttttggtttgataattggacAGGATTGGGAGCTCTCTATTTT GATCTTGCCTCACATATTCTGGAAAATGTGAAACCTCCAGATTCAATTGATGTACTGGACAAACCAATATGGTCTCTTGAAACTCAAG gGATATCTTTTGAGGGATTAAATTTGCACCAAACAATTGTGAAATGCTGGACAGTAAAGGTGATTCCAAGGCTTCAACCAATATTTCAAACTCTACCTTGCATTATAGTTTGGGAGTTATGGAAGAGAAGGAATAGCTACAAATATGGAGATGTGGTGTCTATTAACAGAGTTATGTATCAAGTATCAACCACAATCCAGTCGTTTGTCAAGGTGAGAAAGCCAGGTATTCGAAATGTGCCATATAGATGGCCAGACATTCTGCAAATGATGGAGAATTACACACCTAGGCTGAAGGTGAATAAGGTATTGTAG
- the LOC138902719 gene encoding uncharacterized protein, translating into MDIENEVSGEVKTTWVKIQYDYMPKYCKKCRLQGHDMIECWMLHLSKIGLDHSPMVLNFNPNTVPVKKAFRFLNIWTKHDTLQDVVKENWTTDFHANPFILFKYKLKKLKNALSIWSKVTYGDIFQQLSSIEEVVKVHETQFEMSPTIQNRERLQRVQAELFKYLALEEEYLKQKSGMSWFQDGDRNTKFFHIQVNGRRKRLQLRRIQASDGNWLEENDEMAAEAVRFFQDQFTEAIVPSSFGILDHIPHMLNNEKNCDLMRQPTCKEVKLVVFGLNSESAGGPDGFNGKFFNAAGI; encoded by the coding sequence ATGGACATAGAGAATGAAGTATCTGGTGAAGTTAAGACTACATGGGTGAAGATACAATATGACTATATGCCTAAATATTGCAAGAAATGTCGATTACAAGGTCATGATATGATAGAGTGTTGGATGCTTCATCTGTCAAAAATTGGTTTAGATCATAGTCCAATGGTGCTAAATTTCAATCCTAATACTGTTCCTGTCAAGAAAGCTTTCAGGTTTTTAAATATTTGGACCAAACATGACACTTTACAGGACGTGGTGAAAGAAAACTGGACAACTGATTTTCATGCCAATCCATTCATCTTGTTTAAATACAAGTTGAAGAAGCTGAAGAATGCCTTGTCAATTTGGAGCAAAGTCACGTATGGTGATATTTTCCAGCAGTTATCTAGCATAGAGGAGGTGGTGAAGGTGCATGAGACACAATTTGAGATGAGTCCTACAATTCAGAATAGGGAGAGACTTCAAAGAGTTCAGGCAGAATTGTTCAAGTACTTGGCGTTGGAGGAAGAATATTTGAAGCAAAAATCAGGTATGTCTTGGTTTCAAGATGGAGATAgaaataccaagttctttcataTCCAAGTAAATGGAAGAAGAAAAAGGTTACAATTGAGAAGAATTCAAGCTAGTGATGGGAATTGGCTAGAGGAGAATGATGAAATGGCTGCCGAAGCTGTGAGATTTTTTCAAGATCAATTTACTGAAGCTATTGTCCCTAGTTCTTTTGGGATATTAGATCATATTCCTCATATGCTGAATAATGAGAAGAATTGTGATTTAATGAGACAGCCTACTTGTAAAGAAGTTAAACTGGTAGTGTTTGGATTAAATAGTGAGAGCGCTGGAGGGCCAGATGGTTTCAATGGAAAGTTTTTTAATGCTGCTGGGATATAA